A stretch of DNA from Oryza brachyantha chromosome 4, ObraRS2, whole genome shotgun sequence:
CAAAAATAGTTGAAACATCAGATGAATGGATTGCAGCACGAACTGGGATTCGGAACAGGCGAGTTCTGTCAGGTACTTTCGCTTCACCTTTTTCCATCCTCTTTCATGACAGGTTAGTTTTATTAGGGCCAGCTGTTCCCTCTCTGGGTAGATGCATAGCAGTTCTCTGTGGCTGTTTCTTTCCTTCTGTTTTGGTTATGTAATCGTCATGGTTTATTGGTACATTACGTCACCATTGATGATCAGAGTGTTTTTACATCATGGATTTGTTGATTCTATAATGGTTGTGACagattatagatgaatatTTGTTTCACTACGAGGCATTTTTTGCATGTATGGTCTAGGCTCAACAGCACCATTCAGATACCATGGTTGGCagactattatatgaattaatttGCTGTCACAAAAAGGAAATCCTGTAAGCTTATGTCTTGTTAGTTGTTACTGTTCCATGATTCTATATAAACAGACTGGCACATTTCACATATTCATTCTAATTGTGTGAATTTTTAATACCATAGATGTTAATAACTCTACtcttaaaaaagaagaataacaCAATTGAAAGCTAGCATCTTTGtgttttgacatttttttagaacaacaGATATTCAGGTGTGCAGCCACACATCATTTTTTCAGGAGTAATTTCTAGTTTTCATGTTTAGGAAATGAAACACTGCGGGAGCTTTCAGTACAGGCAGCAAAAAGGGCACTTGAGATGGCTCAAGTAAATGCTGATGATGTTGACCTTGTTCTCCTTTGTACATCTACCCCAGATGATCTGTTTGGAGGTGCTGCTCAGGTATTGCTAGAAAATATGCATTAACATTGTAGTAGTTGTCATTCACACCTTTTCTCAGTacttactaaaaatattaagtATATCTCAACCTATTGTATATCTTCTAAAATCAGCAATGCTTTGCATCCCCAATTGAAAATAAGAATATTAGGATGCTAATGGTGATTATGTTCTGTTGTTTAGAATAATGATATTGGCCCCGTGTCCATTTACTCAATCATCTTTGTATGTCTTCACCTATGGGTATTGTGTGAGCCACTGCTTATTCCTAGTTTTGATTGAAGTCATCTCACTCTTTATACCACAATCGGAGTGGATTGAGATGTTCTTTAGTGTTAAACTTTGTTCAATGAATTGTTGTTCGATGCTCCTCtagtactaaatatatttcatgCTGGACATTGACAGCCTTCAGTGTACTCCTTTCACTAGTCTctgttgtgatttttttatggccCTGGAATGGTAAATGTGTATTCTAGTGTTAATCATGATGTATGTACCCCCATGGACCATAAAAGATACTTCTATTACACTCCATCTCGTTTTTTTCCTGTATTTGACAATCTATTCTCATTTTTTGaccattaatatataaaagaaaattgagATTGATCGCCTGGAAACGGTatcattagattttttttgtggaaaagtttcataatattatatgatttatagctattaaaaatttgtcaagaAGTTGTTGAGGATCATGATAATGGCCCAAACACCGTATATTCTTGACTTTCTTTAcaactatttttatatagaagttgcttaaaaaatcaaataagttcagttttcaagtttataataattactagcttaattaatcatgcgcTAATGACCTACCTTGTTTTGTGTGTGGCTAACTATCAATTCCAACTTCACTTTATAACAGAGCCTAAAGgatatattatgaaactatGTTTCTAATGAATCTAGCAATAACCATGTGAAATCTTGATAGTTTTTGATATACTGATGATCAAAACTAATATGTTTGGTTGAGCGCTTATAATATTCTATATGTAGCGTCAGATGGAGGAGCTATAATctacatttttcttatttccttTTGTATTTGATTTTGCTTATTATTTCAATCGCCTTGATTTGGATCTAGATCTACCAgtaaaactataaattctGAGCATGAATGGCTGAATGCATTTAAATTCATTAACTTGACTGCTCTGCTGTTCTCTTTTTTCCGTTTGGATGTGcacaattaaaaatatctgGCCAAAATTTAATCAGGTGCTGGCGGAGGTGGGGTGCACAAATGCATTTGGCTTTGATATTACTGCTGCCTGCAGTGGGTTTATTATTGGTTTAATCACAGCTACTCGTTTTATCAAAGGTAActccttttttcccttgtGGGTATTATTGGCTATCAAATATTCACAGGAGGTTGTTGTCACCTTGTTGGATTAATATATGTCAATTTTGTAGGTGGAGGCATCCAGAATATTCTAGTAATTGGTGCTGATGCTCTTTCGCAATTCGTGGATTGGACAGACAGAGGTACATGCATCCTCTTCGGTGATGCTGCTGGTGCTGTTTTGGTTCAGGTATTTACTATTTTCGCTGACATATGGATATGCTTTTGACAACTAAATAAGTTTTAACATTCCCATTCTTAAGTTGGTTGTTATAGGTCATTGTTGGGCAAATACTGTAATCTATATATGGCAACACTGTAGTGGTAGCACATTGTCTTTTACACAATCTTTTGTGAGTTATTTAATTCACAGTTTTTCAGGCATGTGGTGCTGATGAAGATGGCTTGCTGGGTTTTTGTGTTCAAAGCGATGGCCATGGGCAAAAGTGTGActtctttttaatatatattaagatCACATTTCTGCTAcaatgttttattaatttctctATTTACCTTCTTTAGGCACTTAAATTGTGTGTCGTCACATGTTGAATCTATCCTGTCCAAGACCAATGGTGTCCCTAACTTCCCACCTAAAAAAGCATCCTTCTCGAACATTGAAATGAATGGAAAGGAGGTTTTTCGCTTTGCTGTGCGATGCGTTCCACAATCCATTGAGAAGGCATTGGAAGAGGCTGGTTTACCTGCTTCCAGTATTGATTGGTTGTTGCTGCATCAAGTGAGTATTTTATATTGATGAAATTACTTTAACCAGATGCATAAATCTAATGACCTGCCGTTTCACAGGCTAATCAGCGGATTATTGATGCGGCTGCCAGTAGGTTGGATATCCCATCCGACAAAGTTATTTCAAATCTTGCTAATTACGGAAACACAAGTGCAGCCTCAATTCCATTAGCATTAGATGAGGCTGTTCGCGCTGGCAAGGTGAAGGCAGGTGATGTTATTGCAGCATCTGGTTTTGGTGCTGGACTTACATGGGGTTCAGCAATTGTCAAATGGGGCTGATCATTCTGCACCGTGAACAATTGCAACAAACCAACAGTTCCGAGATTTCATGTACGTGGCCTAGGTGTAAGCCTTCCAGGGGTCAATTTACCCTTTCGTTgtctgacattttttttttcagtaagTTTCTGTCATTTTGCTTGCACATGAAACAGTGGTGCGCCCTTATTCATCGATTCCTTTGGCTCGTTACACAGATTGGCTGTCAATGTGGTTAGCAGCAACTCTGGATTGTACTACTCCTAGCTCTTTGTAGTTCAAGTGGCTCGTAGAAATATTTACATCTGGGATTGAACTTAGCTGGCCATGAGAGAATATTACATTGTAAAGTTACTGGGCCTTGTGCgccctgaatttttttttattgaactgTGGTCAGCGTTCTGGCACCGATTAATAAGCATGTAAGAAGTGATGGATATATGTTGTAGCTCAATCCTGAATTAATGCTTCTTAGTGGAGTTTGTTGCTTTCACTTGCTACACTCCAGTACATGTTCTCTTTGATATGTGCGTAGTGTGTGTATGCCTGTATGGCTGTTCCCCCAGATATGATACTTTTGACGCAtgtttttgtcttatttttacaTGCTTTTCAGTGTAAGCCCTCTCAGAACTGTCGTAGTGTAAACATGGAACTGCCAAGAATTTGAACTGTTGTAGGGAGACATGTTGATAAGGATGATGAAATGTGACCGGCTGGAACTGGACAAGCACTGATAACAAATGAGACAAGAGGGGaataaaagctgaaaaaacaaatgaaacaaaaacgaaaagtACTGAAAACTGGTAAACAAATTAACAAGAGGAAAACGAATACTGaataaacagaaacgaaacCGGAGGGGtattggaaaaaaatgaaaaaacaaataaacaaaagcatTCCATTGCCGGGATTTGAACCCGGATCGCCTGGGTGAAAGCCAGGTATCCTAACCGGACTAGACGACAATGGAATAATGTAATTCAGGAAACAcagaattttaatataaataaatacgaTAAATGGTCCATTGATTAGTCCCCACCGATGAATTTACttccatccttttttttttcacgcatCAATGGCCTTTATTTCTTCGTTGTTTCGTACGTAAAGCTAGATTGCATAGTGGGTGATGTTGACGACGTCCTCGGGCCTTGCTGGCGGGTGTGTCTTGTTCCTCATCCGCAGCTGCTGGTACTCGCTGTAGAGGAACCTCCTGTACCGCGGCGCCTCCCCGATCTTCTCCGTGTACTCCGGCAGCGGCTCGACCCACCTGTCGCCGTGGACGTTGAAGAAGAAGGCCAGCGAGTGCCTGTGCACCGCCGGCTTCCTCACCACCCGGTGCGTCGCGCTCTTCATTTTGCCGTTGGTCAGCACCTGTAAACGATTCAGATTCAGTGATATTCTCCCGTGACATtctgtcactgacatgtgagtCCTGTATGTACCTGGACCCACGCGAAGCTCGCATGTCAGTGATAGAATGTCATCGAGAATGTCACGAATCCGTGTCCACCTATAAATAGGTCATGGGGGTGATTCTTTGACCATTaagtttcttttataaaaaaaagtcactaTATTTACTAacgaaaaataacttataaatgaagatttatatacttatatttagcGATCTCAAAGCttaggttagaaaataaactccaataaaaaaactctaaaactaattttaaagttaagattacaatttaaattttaacttataaccATAAATATAAACGGAAAGGTGAGATGCATTATGcggtactcccttcgtcctaaaataaactaatctttcactttttagctataatatttgacgctccatcttattaaaattttacgattaatatttttgtttttattagatgataaattatggatactactttatacgtgactaatttgcttttagtttttaaacaaaattcaaataaaataaacgatTAAACGTTAGACACTGTCAAATATTTGCTTTATTTTGAGGCGGAGAGAGTATGGTACAAGAGGATCAACCAACGTCGTCATCTAGCTAATAAAATACTGTTGAATATATTGTCTGCTTGCGTTGTACTGCTAGCGCCTCGTGAACTGTGATAAAGGTTGGTGTGTTTGCACACATGTtttgttactccctccgtactgaagtacaaatatttttagattttaagcTTTATATCgtataaatatttcttcatatgatttaaattattttaacaattttagagttaatcagatgcttagaaatgaatctaattaattcaaattttaaaaactattcACTGAAGTTTCTAGAAAACGATTTTACGTTGGAACTAAGCGAGTAGTCGATAATCACCTGGATGACATCGCCGAGGTTGACGATGATGCTGCCTTCAACGGGGTCAGCGGGTACCCAGACGCCGTCCTTGAGGACCTcgaggccgccggcgccgtcctgcAGGACGAAGGTGATGCAGTTGCTGTCCTCGTGCTCGCTGATGCCGTTGttctcctccgccgtcgccggggagTAGCGCAGCGACGCCATGAAGTCGAAGCTGCGGTCACCGTTGTACTCCTTGAGGAAGCCCGGCGGGAGGCCCATGGACTCGTTCAGGATTTCCTGGATAAGCACTCCCAGCTGGGTGAGCTTCCCGAAGCACTCGTCCAGTGCCTCCCTGATGAACAACATGACAAgtgaagttatttttttagttgagaCAGGAAAACGAAGCGGAAATGAATCGGTGGCTTGAATCTCCCTcagaaaaatatgacaaaaagGTTGAGGCTTTTTGGGTAGACAACTACAATCCCAGCCAAAATTTCACTCTTGAGCTCTTCACTGACCTGAACCCGGTTGGTTCATCGGGGTACAGGTTGAAGCCGAGCTGAGGATCAAAGACCAGCAAGTATTCGTTCTTGTCGGCCGAGTGCGCCGGCTGCCGCGCGTagccggcggggaggggcgCCCCGGACCCCTCGACCGGCCGGACCTTGGCCTTCTCCTCGTCTGGCAGCGCGAAGAACACGGCCGACAGCTCTAGCACGCGCGCCGTCAGCTCGGGCGGCACGCCGTGGTTGACGACGCGGAAGAACCCGTACTCCCAGCACGCCGCGCGC
This window harbors:
- the LOC102704795 gene encoding 3-oxoacyl-[acyl-carrier-protein] synthase III, chloroplastic — encoded protein: MVAASGLAPPRLVAVSCPRAARGVQRLGFLRSAPVASGPAAPQLRCCASTVDDGVVSAAAPKPRLPRVIGMGSKLIGCGSATPSLSVSNDDLSKIVETSDEWIAARTGIRNRRVLSGNETLRELSVQAAKRALEMAQVNADDVDLVLLCTSTPDDLFGGAAQVLAEVGCTNAFGFDITAACSGFIIGLITATRFIKGGGIQNILVIGADALSQFVDWTDRGTCILFGDAAGAVLVQACGADEDGLLGFCVQSDGHGQKHLNCVSSHVESILSKTNGVPNFPPKKASFSNIEMNGKEVFRFAVRCVPQSIEKALEEAGLPASSIDWLLLHQANQRIIDAAASRLDIPSDKVISNLANYGNTSAASIPLALDEAVRAGKVKAGDVIAASGFGAGLTWGSAIVKWG
- the LOC102705066 gene encoding 1-aminocyclopropane-1-carboxylate oxidase-like; this encodes MGKREHMSSKNADALPVVDLAPFLVAAGGDGGVSRATEAVRAACWEYGFFRVVNHGVPPELTARVLELSAVFFALPDEEKAKVRPVEGSGAPLPAGYARQPAHSADKNEYLLVFDPQLGFNLYPDEPTGFREALDECFGKLTQLGVLIQEILNESMGLPPGFLKEYNGDRSFDFMASLRYSPATAEENNGISEHEDSNCITFVLQDGAGGLEVLKDGVWVPADPVEGSIIVNLGDVIQVLTNGKMKSATHRVVRKPAVHRHSLAFFFNVHGDRWVEPLPEYTEKIGEAPRYRRFLYSEYQQLRMRNKTHPPARPEDVVNITHYAI